The nucleotide sequence ATTACACCAGATGTGATGAAGAGAGGAAGCATACTGACAAGAGCACAACAAGTAAAACTGATAGAACCTATGACAAGGGATTAGATTGTCCAAGCACTAAAAGGCATAGATGACTCAAAGGCTCCAGGGTGTGATGGGTATAATCCACTATTCTTTAAAAAGACATGGGCAATTATAGGAGATGAAGTGCAGTTCAGGACTTCTTTAGAACTTCATAAATGTACAGACCAATCAACTGCACTATAGTGACTTTAGTTCCTAAAGTGCAAAATCCATTAAGAATCTCAGAGTTTAGGCCAATATCATGTTGTACTACCATCTATAAAGTCATATCCAAAATCATAACTAGCAGACTTCAACAGGTGATGGACTACTTGGTTGATGATAGCCAATCAGCTTTTGTACCAGGGAGGATAATTTCAGACAACATCATTCTAAGCCATGAGATTGTAAAAGGTTATAGCAGGAAGAATATTACTCCAAGATGTTGTTTGAAGATTGATATGAATAAGGCATATAACTCTGTTGAGTGGTGTTTCTCATAGCAAATTCTGGACCAACTATGCTTTCCACAAGAGTTCATTACATGGATCATGAAATGTGTAACTACAGTATCCTACTCTATACTTATAAATGGTAATCCTATGAAGCCTTTTCCAGCAAAGAAGGGACTGAGATAGGGAGATTCCATGTCCCCTTTTTTGTTTGTGCTAGTAATGGAATACTTCACAAGAATGTTAAATGGGCTTAAGGGGAACAAGTCTTTCAAATTCCATCAAAAATATGCTAAGCTAAATATAATACAACTCAGTTTTGCAGATGATTTGCTCTTGTTTTGTAAAGGAGACATGGAGTCTGTGAAAGCACTGTATGCTAGTTTTCAAATGTTCTCTAAGGTTTCTGGGCTGAAAGCAAATGTGGAGAAAAGTAGTGTATACTTTGGGGGAGTGAACCAGACATTGCAACTTGATATATTGGATCATCTAGGTTTCTTAAAGGGTGAGCTGCCTATAAGATACCTAGGGGTCCCTCTCAGTACAAAGAGGCTATCAATAACTCAGTGCAAGCCACTAATTGACAAGATAATTGGCAGGATTACTAGCTGGACTTCAAAGTTTTTGTCTTATGCAGGGAGATTACAACTTATTAAAAGTGTTCTTTTCTCAATACAAACTTTCTGGTCTCAGATTTTTACATTACCTAGGAAGTTGATACAAATGATTGAGAGTGTGTGCAAAAGGTTCCTCTGGACAGGAGGTGTTGATGTATCACATAGGGCACTTATTGCCTGGGATAGAATCTGTATGCCAAAGGTAGCAGGGGGGatgaacattatggacatccaatTGTGGAACAAGGCAGCTGTGTGCAAATTGCTGTGGAACATATGCAATAAGAAGGATAAACTATGGGTAAAATGGATACATTGTTACTATGGAAGGAGAGTTAGTCTGTAGAAGAGCAAACCAATGCAGGCGTCTTGGATTGTACAGAAGATACTAAAGGTTGCTGAATATTTGGAAGAAGTGGGGATACAAGAAGAAGAACTCAATCAGATGCAAGGCTTCACCATACAAAAGATGTACAAGAAGTTCCAGGGTGATTATCCAAAATGCTCATGGAGAAGATTAATCTGTAACAACTCTGGAGCTCCTAGATGGCTATTCATACTATACTTAAACTTACATGGGAGGCTGTTAACAAGAGATAGAGTGGCAAAATGGAGTCAAATTGATGATCTATCGTGTCCATTGTGTGCAAGAGAACTAGAAAGTGCAGAACATTTGTTCTTTAAGTGTGGAGTAACATCACAAATCTGGGATAGCTTATTGGAATGACAAGGAATCCAAAGGAAAGCAAAAGGGTAAAATGAAGAAGTTCAATGGGCAGAGGTGCATGCAAAGGGGAAATTTGCAAATTCAAATGTGTATAGAATCTGTTTGGTAGCATGCGTCTATCACATATGGAATGAGAGGAACTTGAGGATCTTTCAAGGGAAGGCTAGGCAAAATAAGGCCATCATACGGGTAATATCACAGGAAATTCATAGTTGTGGTAGTAAATATAAGAAGCTAGATAGCAAGCTACAGGAGATGAAAGAGTATCCTAAAATTTGAGATAGTACTAGACTGCTTTACAgagtttccttttatttttttgtctGTAATTAGGAAAAACGAGAAAGTATAGGACTTGGGGTATGATGTCCAAGATCCTAATGAATGCGAATTGTAAAGATTATACTTGGTTCGTGAAATAACAAATTTTACTTACCAAAAAAAAACGTTAATAATATTAAGTATTGAATATACAATAGCaaaatgagaaacaaacagagaaaaaatcaaaatttctatcataaagaacaaaaaaggataaaacttatttaaatttgatataatttttttttaagtatGATAAAAAATGGCCATGACGTGGATAAGGCCACATAACTGAAGTTTAATAGattaaaaactttaaaaaaatcaaactattataaattagagataatgtgaggttatttatactaagaattggtttaaaaaataaaataaagtaaatatataatgcttaaacaatttgataattttgggtattaattttaaataaaataaatatttatttcaagattaaaaaaaTCATACATCGATTTATATAATGATATTAAAGGATATAAATAGATTATGATATAAAATAAAGAGGCATGTTAACGAAAGCcacataagaaaataaaatactatataTTAGGTAACTTAATAgcaataataaaaaatttaaaaatattcaaTATTAGAAATAGAAGGGAAAGACGATTTGAACTTGAGATTTAGATTAAAATTATGGCGAAACACTCAAACTATGGATAGGACTACAAAATTAAAGTTTTactaaataaaaaactaaaaattggataacaaattaaaactaacgaaatacaaaataaatatctcATGTGGGTAATTTTATGAACGAAAATTAAAGTCTATTTGTATCCTAACGttagaagagaaagaaaatttaactaCACGtgatacaaaaaataattataagaaaattcaatagatttaaaatataataataaaaaaattatcaattaatattttaaactaattcaaagttataacttaaaataaaatgtgatattatatattttgtttattggtaaaatattaatgtaaaaaaactaataaaaaattCATAGTAGGGAAGAGGATGTataaagaggaaaatagagatagtgtgagaatatttatactttgaattaattaactataagtatattaaataattaaataatactcaaaaatattattgaaagaTTTAATGAAAATAGAGTTCCAAGTAAGAggaaaaaagtacaaaaataaattaaattttaggaataaaaaaattatatttatatatgtttatcaaaagggtaataagcaagatatcaagtcaattggtaagctaataaaagatcacatgaatataacattattaagtaATAGATAATGCAATAACTATAAGCAAAGATTAAAGAGAGAGTTGTTTTGGGTGAAAATGTAGAAGGATAAAACTTATTCGAATTTGCTGTGAAACATAAAGTGgtagtaagaattttgttaaataatatgctcaaacaagacaTATCACAAACATGATATGTTTAGCATTATTTAATAttgaccacaaaataaaatacaagtacTAAATCAAGGAGTTAGATTGTtacatatataaaataaaaatataaacaaaaagaaaCATGTTATATGGaagttttaaattttaaggtAATTTCAATAACTCAAATTCTAATGTGATATTTGTGTCCGCGCATCGCATGTGTACTAATACTAGTCAAATCTAACAACATAACCAAAGCCCTCAAATTCAGACTTTGAATAATAATTACACGTTTACATAATATTTCACACTTTATGTGAAATCTGTAGAAACAAGTTGATAATTTTGACTAAACTAGAGAGTAACGTTCAAAGGCTAGATCAATTTTCAAAATATCACACTTGTATAGATCTGGATCTCACCGTCCAAGGTTTTAATACTAGGATCTTACTATATCTATCAAGAATTTAGTAGTATTAATTCCAACTATGTGAAATGGCTAATAAATGAGATCATAAATATAACTCAATTATCAatactcccccctccccccctgcCTATCAATACTTACCAACTAAAAACTTGAGTGTTTGACCTTCCACACGATATTATAGTTGAAACTTGCATATTCAAAGGTTGATTCATCCAATATTTTCTTAATATCGAGAATGGTGATGAAAAAAATTGCTTTATCCTTTAATTAGTTTTACGTTGAACGAATTCGAATTTCTGATACAGACAACTAATAgaaccaaaaaaaacaaaaaattcaaaacttaaaggttattttggtatttaAACTTAGAACACATAATATTAAAAGCCAACTTCGAAACCGAGAGCCATGCCGCTATTCATTCTGCTCCATCACAATGTGACCCTTCTGTATTAGTAAACCCTTTCTCTCTTCTCACTTTCTCTCTCTGCCATCTCTGCAACTTCATGACCtccattattatttttttcctagGGAAACAGAAACTGAACCAAACCCCAATACTTAATTATTTTTAGGTGTCAATTCTTTTTCTGTGACATATTCGTTCATTTCTTTATTCTTCAAGTTAAAACGAACTCTTAACAAACCATCCCCTGTTTCTTCATCTCCACTTCAATACCAAAAACGACAGCCCCATTTCACCAGCTACACACCATTTCTCTTTTCGAGGGGTTTAAGAAGGGAGAAACGAAATTTAAATGTTGGAACCAAAAAGAACAAACAATAGAAACAGAGGTTTCTATGTAAGAATGAGGCTATTACATAATAATAGCAGAAACGTTAGAACATCAGAGAAAAGTTTTTGTTACAGATATTTCAAATGGGTGCTTTGGTTTTCactttctttttacttctttGCTTCTTTTCTCTTTAATCACAAGCCTAATAATACTATCTCCTTCATTTCTAAAACTACCGTTTCTCAATCTAAAGCTTCACGTGCTCTCATTGAATCAATCAACTCTTCAGCTCTTCTTCAATACCCTAAACACCACCAAGGTAATTAATTACGTCACATTATTAATCTTCTATTTTTTGCTAACATTAATACTCGTATTAATCTTTAttcattttgtttgtttgtttcagattCATTGAATGGTTTAAAGATTTACGTTTACGAGTTACCAACAAAATATAATAGCGATTGGTTAACAAATGAAAGATGTAGCAACCATTTGTTTGCATCTGAGGTGGCAATACATAGAGCTTTGTTAAACAGCGATGTCCGAACATTTGACCCGTGGGAAGCTGATTTTTTCTTCGTACCCGTTTATGTTTCTTGCAATTTTAGCACAGTTAATGGATTCCCAGCTATTGGTCACGCTCGTTCTCTTATTGGTTCAGCTGTTGAGCTAATATCTTCACAATTTCCATTTTGGAATCGTAGTTTAGGTTCTGACCATGTCTTTGTCGCTTCTCATGATTTTGGAGCTTGTTTTCACACGTTggtaagtccaaaaatgaagcttTCATTGACTGTTCTGTTATTTTTTCTATAAAGAAgaaatctttttgtttttcctaCAAAAAATAAGATGATGTTTTCATCTTTATGGTCTTTTAAGGTTAAAGTATTGATCTTTATGTGTTTTCGTTAATAGGAGGATGTGGCTATGGCAGATGGGATAcctgaaattttgagaaattcGATTATATTACAAACGTTTGGTGTTAAATATGATCACCCATGTCAAAGAGCAGAACATGTTGTTATTCCGCCGTATGTGTCGCCGGAAAGTGTACGGAAAACGCTGGCCACGTCGGACGTCAATGGTAAACGTGATATTTTCGCGTTCTTTAGGGGTAAAATGGAAGTCCACCCTAACAATGTCAGCGGACGTTATTACAGCAAGTAAGTGTAATTTTTTATCTCCGTGAACGATCTTTTTGGTCTGTTTTATTATGAAATGTCGATAATGACCTTTTACCGTTTTATCTTCTCCTTTCATTGTCAGGAAAGTTCGTACAGTTATattacaaaaatatgggaatgatCGGAGATTTTACCTGAAGAGGCATAGGTTTGCCGGTTACCAGTCGGAGATATTACGGTCAACGTTTTGTTTGTGTCCATTAGGGTGGGCCCCATGGAGTCCAAGACTGGTGGAATCGGTCGTTTTAGGCTGTGTACCGGTGATCATCGCCGACGGCATCGAGCTGCCGTTTTCCTCCGCCGTGCCGTGGGCGGATATCTCCGTCACGGTGGCGGAGAAAGACGTCGGAAAGCTTGGTTCAATTCTTGAACACGTGGCTGCCACCAACTTAAGCATCATACAACAGAAGCTGTGGGACCCAAGAATTACACGGTCCCTCTTGTTCCATGATCGGACGGTAGAGGGAGACGCCACGTGGCAAGTTTTACATGCTTTGACTCAGAAGTTGAGTATGTCTCATCGCAGGTCAAGAGTTTCAAACGAATAGAATTTTGCCAGGTGTGGAGCATATTATGGGGATAGAATCTACTGCCAGCTAAGAAAGGCTCTTTAATCGACGTGGAAATGTGTAAATGTGGGAGACAGCTATGGATGTATTGGACTGTTCTTTATTTTTAGCAgaagaaggagagagagagagagtgacaGGACAACTCTGtatatttttcactttttatgtatatagagttaggaaaattgGTAAGTGGGGTCCAAGATTAGAGAGATTTTATTGTAAGCTGAATTGGCAAGATGTGATTGGTTGTAGATGCGGCTTGGGGTGGACATTAGCTTCTGTTGTGCACATGTGAAGTGAAGGAATATTATTGTTTTATTGGTATGGTATGggggaaataagaagagacaGAAGATGGTTGAGAAAATGCGCATGGTCTGCAGTGTGGATGCTTCTGCTTTGCTGtacaattcctttgttttttttgttcTTATATCTTTGTAGAAATTTTACTCAAATATACGAAAGGTAGAAAGTTAGAAAGAAATAGATAATACAATATTCATGTCAGCCTTATCAAAGGCTCATATATGGTGCATTTAAGCCAAGGAGGACGATTCGTCTCGTGTAAGCTTTTAAGTCTAGGTAAGACAGTAAGGGATGTGCCTCAATGTCCATGAGTTCTATCTTGAACATGACAGTACTAAACAACAAATATTAGGAGTGAAtttgttatttttcttgaattacataagcattttaatttttagttgCGCCTTTCTTCATAAATAGAGATTGAAGTTTAATTGCACTTTGAGCTTAAAATTCCTATGTTTTTCGCTTTTGGCAACACCGGTTTATGTTCAAGTTGAATGATAttgaatttttgtattttcttactGGCATTTGTGGGAAAAAGAATTGTAGAGTCTGTGATTCAATGAATGAGGAGATATAGTAAAGAAGATGGGAAAGGAGAGGGGATGCAGTATTTACCCTTAAGTGGGAGAGAGAATATGGAAAGGACCAGCTTGGAGACAGCGAGGATGTGTCAGAAACTTTAATGTTGTATTTTAATGGTGAAACGTTACTACGTTAGAAAGGGAAGAGAAAGAAGAGAGTAGTAGTAGTAATTCAATAATTCAGTGGTCACGGGTTGCAGAGTAAAATTGGCCAAATGACATATTTTGTCCCCCCTAGGTTCTCTGTTTTTAAGGCAATGTTTTGGACTTTTGGGTCTCTATATTTGTCTTCTACGCCACCTTTCTTATTCTTTCCCACAAGTTTTAACTTACCAGTTTATGATAATGTGAATCATATCCTTGCGAATAACATTTTGGTCACTCGTATTGTTATGTTGTATATCATTTAGCTCATAGGACAATGATTTGATTATTAATTGAAATACTGAAGAGGTGCCTATAAATTGCGAGTTcatgaagttttttttttccagcCGAATGATTAAGACGTATTGTACGTCGATTTAGTAAACCAATACCTTAAACCATCTAGTCATACCATCAAGTTGTTGATCAAAGTGAAATTGGATGTGCTGAGTAGGACTGCTCTCTCGGAGTCTTATCTGATCCGATTACATTTAAAGGTATAAACCAGTTGGATTTATCAATTATCCACAGTAAAATAGTTAGTAACTCAAAACATGGATAAACATTTAAGGAAAAATGGCGTCAACTATTTGGCTTTCTAAATACGAAGTATATCAGATTATGAATGGTGATACAGGCATTATCCCCGACCTTAGCTCCGTTGGTAAAGCGGAGGACTCTGCTTGGAATTACCAAGCAGTATAATCCTTAGGTCACTGGTTCGATTCCTGTAGGTCGGAATtgtatttgaatttttttaattaatgctCTTTTTTCTCCCAAGCCTTATGCTTTTCCAACTTTCTATTT is from Nicotiana tabacum cultivar K326 chromosome 18, ASM71507v2, whole genome shotgun sequence and encodes:
- the LOC107773385 gene encoding putative glucuronoxylan glucuronosyltransferase IRX7; the encoded protein is MLEPKRTNNRNRGFYVRMRLLHNNSRNVRTSEKSFCYRYFKWVLWFSLSFYFFASFLFNHKPNNTISFISKTTVSQSKASRALIESINSSALLQYPKHHQDSLNGLKIYVYELPTKYNSDWLTNERCSNHLFASEVAIHRALLNSDVRTFDPWEADFFFVPVYVSCNFSTVNGFPAIGHARSLIGSAVELISSQFPFWNRSLGSDHVFVASHDFGACFHTLEDVAMADGIPEILRNSIILQTFGVKYDHPCQRAEHVVIPPYVSPESVRKTLATSDVNGKRDIFAFFRGKMEVHPNNVSGRYYSKKVRTVILQKYGNDRRFYLKRHRFAGYQSEILRSTFCLCPLGWAPWSPRLVESVVLGCVPVIIADGIELPFSSAVPWADISVTVAEKDVGKLGSILEHVAATNLSIIQQKLWDPRITRSLLFHDRTVEGDATWQVLHALTQKLSMSHRRSRVSNE